A segment of the Arachis hypogaea cultivar Tifrunner chromosome 5, arahy.Tifrunner.gnm2.J5K5, whole genome shotgun sequence genome:
ttcagTTTTTCTTACACTAAGACTAAATTAACTAAATTTAAGTTTTTGCCCCTGTAGAAATAGACTGAATTTAAATTATTCTTCATTTTTGCTTGCACTTCCTCTAGCCAAATTTTTTTCACCCTGTTTCCTAACTGAACGGATTaaggattgataattaatttgttacggatctaaaatttatttaagaatttattattgataaataaattactaaatatataaagtcgaatttaaatttttaacatttatttaaataaaataagtcaGTTAATTATTAGagcaatttaaattaattttttattttagccaattttgttatttattctaTGCAGTTGAGACTTGAGAATGAGATCATGGACCCAAGGAAGTGTGATCCAAAGAAACATTGTTaaggaaaaacaataagataatgTTTTTTAGTCAATTTTCTACTCATTTAAGTAATGAGAGTGAAATTTAACTACTACTATAACTTTTCATGTTAATGTAAAAATAAGTGTATTATGATGTAACTGTGTTGTGTATGAATGAAAGAAAGATGATAGAATAAATATTCATAATGATTTTcaaataactttaattttaatatatttttattcttattctttgatttttcaccGTATTTTCCAATTCGACAAGTTAAAAACTAATCTGCTCATATTTGCTTTAAAGAgttagtgagctaaccactaaacTAACCCCATTTGATTTTATATTGTTATTCttaaatctttaaaaattatctttGTGGGATGGATTGATCTTTTATtattacgaaaaataactaatttattttatagtaatttttttgGGATGTAATTTTCTTattataaaatttgtttaaaatttatttgttcatattaaaaatttaattgaaaacgaCAAAGAGATTAATATGTTGAATgaaagtaattttcaaaaatttttaatgaataaaaatttattagggACTAAAGTGACTAATTTAATAGTTTTGGATTTGTAGAATTGCATAAAGGTAGAATTAATTCTGTGTAATTAGTTTAGTTAAAattgattataattttttattaaaaaaatttaacaagctTTTACTTTTCTCAAAATCAATTCTAGAGGACACAATTAATTTTGAATAAACGTAATCATATATTTACCTCTAATTCTGTTAGGTAATGCAAACCAAATATTGTTCATCATATTGGCAAGTTCATTACATTCATCCCTGTTTAAATACAGAGCTTAGTTACATGGTAGTCTTTGTTTTACAGCCACACAACACACATGAATCCTCCAAATCCTAAATTAGCATAGGAAACTAGGAAacatgaatgactgtgatgaaagGTAAACCTTGTATACAAAATGCAGCTCAGGAAATTAATTCCAGCACATCTAAACTCATTCACAGCTTAATTTTGTTACAAGTGATAATATAAAATGAGCAAAAGAATGTGTAAGCCAAACTGGCATTAAAAAGTATAGAAAGAGATAAAATGTAAATGTAAATCTACTTCTATCTGCCACAAAATGCTATGACTTGTGACATACCACTGCTGTGCAGGATAAATCACTGTCTATACTCCATAAATTCAACTCTTCAAGACATTTTTTAACGGATTCTAGTTCCATCACAGTTGACCAATGTACCAACTTTTTATCCTCAAAAGAAGATTTCCCAACTTCATCAGAACAAATCTTCATTCCAAAGGTAGTCTCATCAACTCTTCCAATCCTAGCACCACTCTcttccaataattttttttaccacaTATGCAAACCTTATACCATCATCTTTTCTTGCCAATGAGTCTGCCATAGCTACAACCTTCGACACGAAGTCATTACTCCAAACTTTCTCACTCGAAGATGAGCTTTTAGCATAGAAGAAATCCAAGTTGTTTGCAACAAAGAAGTCCTTGTTGAGATCACTGGATTCGAACAAGAGGTTAGAATTGAGAAGCATGTTTCCATTGATCACCCATGTGTTATACCTATTTTGGATACACTTTCTAATTACATAAGTCTTTGCCAAAATACTCTTGATGGCAACAGAATTGGGACCTTTGGAAGTCGATTTATACACTCCAACACTACTTAGAAATTGGTCCATATCAACTACAGGATGCCCCCTACTtgcaagatcaaacaagaagtcaGATGGAGGGCCCATAAATATATAATTCCTGATATCTAGCCTCTCAAAGTGACATAATAAGTTTCTAGCTACTGCATCTGATACCCCAACAAGATTAACTACGACGATACTATCTTGTTTCGGTAGAGAGTGAAGCATAGATCCAAGTTCTTCCATGTTTGTCACCACCTTGCTGGGAAGTACTTCTTTGAAACAAAAATCGTACCATTTTAAACTGCTCAGAGGCTGCATTTCCAAAAGATTGAAGTCAAGAGATCTTTCCTCAATTAATTGAGAATCAGGTCCAGCACTTTTTCCATAGTTTACTCCTGCATCTCTGTGGGAAACACTCAATGCTCTCTCATGCAGAAAGTTCTGGTAGATATTAAAGTAACCGTGGGATTGAATAAATTTAATGAACcaaggtatccaaattttctccTCCATCTTCTTATACCATCCTGTAGTCACCTACCCACAATTTTGCAACAAAAATTATATGCTAAAATCAACAAATCTGAGAACTGGATAAGAGTGAAGAACACAAATTTTTTTCTTACAGTAAAAAGGAAATATTACCATTCCCTCAAGAAAGGGCCTAATTCCCTTTGCCTTGTTTCCATCGTACCACAACCTGAACTCTTTCCAAGGCTTTGGAAAGAGAATTTGACCCCATGTGCCAACCAGTTGGTATAAAAATAGTTGTGTCTGGTCATCTAACTGTAATTTGTTTCCATGTTTACCTGCAGCCCCGAACCAATTATGCCATCAGTACCCATATTAACATACACAAATAATGAAGCAGCAGAGAATAATTACTTAGGCAGCAGATAAAAGAAGAAAGTTACACCAAGTTGTCCAACAAACTGACAAAATTCTTCCACCGTTATCAACTTTGTAACatccattttcatttttcaaataaTCATCACACACAAAGAAAAAGGTTCAACTCCATTCCATCAAAACTCAAAACACCCGTGTCTCATAGATCAAATTCTTATACTCAGCATGATTGTCACCGGCCCGGAATCCTACTGCCGGAAGTATCCCACTACTCAACTAGTGAAATTGCATGGATTCGCAGCTTCCATTCTCAATTTTTAAGCATCACCATCAGAATTGGAAAGTATTAGAAGACAActtctaaaatcaaataaacaataagaAAATCAGATAAAGCATAGATGAAGAACTTTGCCATTTCTATGGAATCTACATTATTAAACCATATTCTTTCAATACATAAAACTTCACCTACTTTCcaaaacacacacacaaaacTAACATTTAAAATAAGTTTGCACAATTTTGAGCAAAATCAATCAAATGAATTCATCgttacaaaaacaaataaacagaaAAAACATGGTACCTGGGACAAACCTTGCTCTTTGCAACGAAACACCATAGATGGAAGGGCTATAATTGGAGGCATTGTAATAGAAATTCATGATCACTCCTTTCACGAACTCGTAATAGAGTGAAGAAACCTCCAAATCATCCTCCACAACGAATGCAAACTCGTCATCGTTGCTTGGCCACCACGCTTCCAGCCACTGCGCCTGCAAGCCAGCATTCAGGGTCCTGTAAAGCATAACTTTTTCCCCAAATTTCCAATCAAACGAATCGACGAACTCCAAAATCCGGTGTGATTCTCTAAGCTTCTCATCAATCTCCGATGATCCATTGGCGAAATGGTCAATGTAGATGTGGAGGTGGACGCGGTCGCCGAGGTAATCGGCGGAGGAGAGTGAGCGGAGGCAGCGGGAGAGGGAGTCGAGGCGATTAAAGGCGAGGACTTTGATGATGAAGGTgaagttagggttagggtttttccGAATTGGGTTTTGGAGGGTGAAATTGGGGTTAAGTTCGGGGGCGGAAGGTGATGGAAGTGAAGACTGGTGGAATGTGTAGAAGATGAAGGCGGTAACGGAGATTAAGATAAGTGGAAGGAAGTGTCTTTTCGGTCCCACCATTTGCGTTAGGGTTCGTTTGGGAGTGAAGAAGTTGCATCTAAGAGTGGCATTGGAAGGATTTCTGCGACtctgatgaagaagaagacacaGATCTCAAATCTCAGTTAAGACTTAAACGACACTAGCACAGACACCTCAAAACGACAGTAGTAGTGCATTTTCGATTTAGGTGATACTATGTGACCAAGGCATTTTGGCAATTAAATTGGACTAAGACCCTGGATTACAACTTTCTAAGCCATGCCGACATCAGGAACAGTGGGTGGATCAGGAACAACTCCTAGAGCTGCATCAAAACGTAGGAGATCATAAACAGAGGAACCTTGATGATCCATGCTTGCAGACATTCCCTCTTTAAAACAAAACGAACAAAAAGACCTCTTTttatataaaagactctaacccaattgCTAAAatcttaaattgaattgaaaatgttGAAAAGTTTCATCATTTCAATTTGAAAACAGAAGTCTCCCATTAGCCATAAGGTATAATTTCattcacaaagtattttatatgcattttattttttgaaaaataaaaaagatgtaaCAATCCATAAAATACCAAAAATTTATGtacgatttaatttattttcaatgtatatttatattttaacatgtatttttatattaataattgactttagtgattaattttaacgTGTACCTAACTAACTATTTGATCAACtcaaattgattaattaaaaaaatttatactataATTTTTTTGGTATAGGCAAGGGCCTCTGACGGAACCCAGGCCCACCATGGTTCTTTTCTTCAATTTAACAAAAGTTTTTGAATAGGCCGTTGTCAATATAgttaaatcgataaaaaaaaaaaaaaggctcaTTTCTATTATTGTGAAATCAGTGATAGGAATAGTGGGGGAAATATACAGATACTTAaataccaaaaaagaaaaaatatatacagatacTTATCAAATAATCACTAGTTTGGTTCTGTACCCACCTACTCTGCTGCTTCGCTTCTTTATGTTTTCATTATAATTGCATCTCTTTTTCTTCGCTTAACGCGTTCCACCAAGTCAAcaaatggaaatggaaatggaaTTTGCCTGGAACGTATGCTTTCTTATATTTACATTTTAAGGTCTTTTTCTGCTGCTATCAAAACCTCATGGTTAAAGAATTAAAGTCAAAATGACCATACCATTTGGTAACATAAACAGCCTGTCAATGCAGAAGTCAAGAGAAAATTAGTGGGACAAAATGGTATTTTTGGAGTAGCTGTTACTATTGGAAACAAAATTAGATACTTGCAATCCGAAACACTATTATATTCATGTCAAATTTTACTTGATTAGATTGCAATGAAATTAGCATTGGTTCTGCATCCGGGATAACAATACCTTTAACAATGAGCCCACCATTTTTGTAATCATAAATTGATAATTGTGTTGTATGTATTTGAGAAGGGAATGGATTAAT
Coding sequences within it:
- the LOC112802993 gene encoding uncharacterized protein, with amino-acid sequence MVGPKRHFLPLILISVTAFIFYTFHQSSLPSPSAPELNPNFTLQNPIRKNPNPNFTFIIKVLAFNRLDSLSRCLRSLSSADYLGDRVHLHIYIDHFANGSSEIDEKLRESHRILEFVDSFDWKFGEKVMLYRTLNAGLQAQWLEAWWPSNDDEFAFVVEDDLEVSSLYYEFVKGVIMNFYYNASNYSPSIYGVSLQRARFVPGKHGNKLQLDDQTQLFLYQLVGTWGQILFPKPWKEFRLWYDGNKAKGIRPFLEGMVTTGWYKKMEEKIWIPWFIKFIQSHGYFNIYQNFLHERALSVSHRDAGVNYGKSAGPDSQLIEERSLDFNLLEMQPLSSLKWYDFCFKEVLPSKVVTNMEELGSMLHSLPKQDSIVVVNLVGVSDAVARNLLCHFERLDIRNYIFMGPPSDFLFDLASRGHPVVDMDQFLSSVGVYKSTSKGPNSVAIKSILAKTYVIRKCIQNRYNTWVINGNMLLNSNLLFESSDLNKDFFVANNLDFFYAKSSSSSEKVWSNDFVSKVVAMADSLARKDDGIRFAYVVKKIIGREWC